A window from Chitinophaga filiformis encodes these proteins:
- a CDS encoding family 16 glycosylhydrolase produces MNIELKKITWEGGNAASMPQLMTLHVRRTSDPDEEASYTTITENLQVHTDGTILNPPTINDLDASENYTFRFINNDPAGGEFDIDYTTPQTFKLVAPDAVYYPESELTYVGAGFRDQMLPPKSGFYYSLQYTTKDWFDSDKEIRPVGGATWQRKDDQGGHYVSYEYGVLEVMTDSAFEHAMKTQYALGVHFYVAAEDLPTAGEWPLLSYKVPSWEYGVYVYVNCATKKVHWRQASETVTQEIISTSTINTGAWNQVLVFRDSNIAASRMWLNASNAFTGAFTENSVYQGRPDFLTVGTMNGIFSRVYFTSITVDNTIAEKYQHPPYPVGILEARYEPENRYTIPAKYLVAIDNKQVVFTLPADVPLDRRVFYLETSAGRSAPVEVNISAVQKANSPVTVHFDPNSEEYSDDFKQIFNPMAKGWGGINGEESASGGVAPTHVYFQDNLLVLEAHGDQYNGRSQGFTESGEPKRHDAPGDPSLGDPWTTRVGAALISRDYYGYGRYVMEVKLPRNMGVAPALWTSHYVKARIQDPRYDTMVAQGLTPAGNRDGDMWVVAYDQVSMEMPCSNAMYVYSTVEEMLSYAYYAKWTGELVAVADDPSPENIGTWRLDDTAAPSLLTSWTKISNEVQYIAEPSKDFIRCNAGIGETGPGNGINYEGYPSEDEYFAMQTSAGKDLWDGAFHEFRFDWYADRVEYYVDGQLIQVNRRFVPDAASRWAVGLWFPSPANEDLPWRVDPFGVYGAWAGAAADWKYQKLFIRRLAHTPFTDAEAGGTNRLVGETYPFQGCSGYEQPLPG; encoded by the coding sequence ATGAATATAGAATTAAAGAAGATAACCTGGGAAGGTGGAAATGCAGCGTCAATGCCACAGCTGATGACGCTGCATGTAAGGAGGACCAGTGACCCTGATGAGGAAGCCAGCTATACCACTATTACAGAAAATCTACAAGTGCATACAGATGGCACTATATTAAATCCGCCAACGATCAATGATCTGGACGCATCTGAAAACTATACCTTCAGGTTCATAAACAATGATCCTGCCGGAGGAGAATTTGACATTGATTATACAACGCCTCAAACGTTTAAGCTTGTTGCACCAGACGCAGTATATTATCCGGAGTCGGAGTTGACATATGTTGGCGCGGGCTTCAGGGATCAGATGTTGCCTCCTAAATCAGGTTTTTATTACAGCCTGCAGTATACCACCAAAGATTGGTTTGATTCCGACAAGGAGATAAGGCCGGTCGGCGGCGCGACGTGGCAAAGAAAGGATGATCAGGGAGGCCATTACGTTTCCTATGAATATGGCGTATTGGAGGTAATGACTGATAGTGCGTTCGAGCATGCCATGAAAACACAGTATGCGTTAGGCGTACATTTTTACGTAGCTGCTGAAGATCTTCCCACAGCAGGGGAGTGGCCGCTGTTATCGTATAAAGTACCCAGCTGGGAGTATGGTGTATATGTATATGTTAACTGTGCAACAAAGAAGGTACACTGGCGGCAGGCAAGTGAGACCGTTACGCAGGAGATCATCAGTACCAGCACGATCAACACCGGGGCATGGAACCAGGTACTTGTTTTCCGGGACAGCAATATCGCTGCGTCACGGATGTGGCTGAATGCCTCTAATGCTTTCACAGGGGCATTTACTGAGAACAGTGTGTACCAGGGACGCCCTGATTTCCTGACCGTGGGAACAATGAACGGTATTTTCAGCAGGGTTTATTTTACTTCCATTACAGTAGATAATACGATTGCTGAGAAGTATCAGCATCCGCCATATCCTGTTGGTATATTGGAGGCCCGCTACGAGCCGGAGAACAGATATACTATCCCGGCGAAGTACCTGGTGGCAATAGATAATAAGCAGGTTGTTTTCACACTGCCTGCCGACGTACCGCTTGACCGCAGGGTGTTTTATCTTGAGACCAGTGCTGGCAGAAGTGCTCCGGTGGAGGTAAATATCTCCGCTGTACAGAAAGCGAATTCCCCCGTAACCGTTCATTTTGATCCCAACAGCGAGGAGTACAGCGATGACTTCAAACAGATATTTAATCCAATGGCAAAAGGTTGGGGTGGCATTAATGGTGAAGAAAGCGCCAGTGGCGGCGTAGCGCCAACACACGTTTATTTCCAGGACAACCTGCTGGTGCTTGAAGCACATGGAGACCAGTACAACGGCCGTTCACAGGGGTTTACAGAATCGGGCGAGCCTAAACGTCATGATGCACCGGGAGATCCCTCCCTGGGGGATCCCTGGACCACAAGGGTAGGCGCCGCACTGATCTCCAGAGATTATTATGGTTATGGCCGTTATGTGATGGAAGTAAAATTGCCCCGTAATATGGGCGTTGCGCCTGCACTATGGACATCGCATTATGTAAAGGCCCGTATACAGGATCCGCGCTATGATACAATGGTGGCCCAGGGTTTAACCCCCGCCGGTAACCGGGATGGAGATATGTGGGTAGTAGCTTATGACCAGGTAAGTATGGAAATGCCTTGCAGTAACGCGATGTATGTTTATTCCACTGTTGAGGAAATGCTCTCCTACGCTTATTATGCTAAATGGACCGGTGAACTGGTGGCTGTGGCGGACGACCCAAGCCCTGAGAATATTGGCACCTGGCGGCTGGATGATACCGCAGCGCCGTCATTATTGACAAGCTGGACAAAGATCAGTAACGAGGTGCAGTATATAGCTGAGCCTAGTAAAGACTTTATTCGTTGTAACGCCGGGATAGGCGAGACGGGCCCAGGCAATGGTATTAATTACGAGGGTTATCCTTCCGAAGATGAATATTTTGCTATGCAGACATCCGCTGGAAAAGATCTGTGGGATGGGGCGTTTCATGAGTTCAGGTTTGATTGGTATGCGGACAGAGTAGAGTATTATGTGGATGGACAATTGATCCAGGTAAACAGGCGCTTTGTTCCGGATGCAGCCAGCAGGTGGGCTGTTGGCCTTTGGTTCCCATCCCCCGCAAATGAAGACCTTCCATGGCGCGTGGATCCCTTTGGTGTTTACGGCGCATGGGCAGGTGCAGCAGCCGACTGGAAATACCAGAAGTTATTCATCAGGCGGCTTGCGCATACACCTTTCACAGATGCAGAAGCCGGCGGTACCAACCGCCTGGTGGGTGAGACCTATCCTTTCCAGGGGTGTAGCGGTTATGAACAGCCTCTTCCCGGGTGA